The proteins below come from a single Treponema phagedenis genomic window:
- a CDS encoding metal ABC transporter solute-binding protein, Zn/Mn family yields MTKKIRYAGFGIFAACVLLLVGCNKKAESAGEKPLVVTTIGMIADAVENIAGDSVQLENLMGAGVDPHLYKATAGDVNKLNKADLILYSGLHLEAKMSDVLGKLSETRFVVAASESVPVKDRLDFEDSEFDPHVWFDVQLWLHSVQSVYESLCKLIPEKKDMFTENYTVYTNKLKDLDAYVRKQAATLPESKRVLVTAHDAFSYFSKAYGFEVRGLQGVSTVTEASTRDMQDLADFIATRKIPAIFIESSVPHKSVEALQAAVKSRGYDVAIGGELFSDAMGDAGTFEGTYIGMLTHNIDVIVSALSKN; encoded by the coding sequence ATGACTAAAAAAATACGGTATGCCGGTTTCGGCATTTTTGCAGCCTGCGTGCTGCTTTTGGTTGGCTGTAATAAAAAGGCTGAAAGTGCCGGCGAAAAACCGCTGGTAGTTACCACAATCGGCATGATCGCCGATGCGGTTGAAAACATTGCCGGTGATTCTGTACAGCTTGAAAATTTAATGGGCGCCGGAGTTGACCCGCACCTGTATAAAGCTACGGCGGGCGATGTGAATAAACTGAATAAGGCTGACCTTATTTTATACAGCGGTTTGCACCTTGAGGCAAAAATGAGCGATGTGCTTGGAAAGCTTTCAGAAACTCGGTTTGTTGTGGCAGCCTCCGAAAGTGTGCCGGTAAAAGATCGGCTTGACTTTGAAGACTCTGAGTTTGATCCGCACGTGTGGTTTGATGTGCAATTATGGCTACATTCGGTGCAAAGCGTGTACGAAAGCTTGTGTAAACTTATCCCTGAAAAAAAAGATATGTTCACGGAAAATTACACCGTGTATACAAACAAACTAAAAGATTTGGATGCCTATGTGCGCAAGCAAGCGGCTACGCTGCCCGAAAGCAAGCGCGTATTGGTTACCGCCCACGATGCTTTTTCTTATTTCAGCAAAGCCTATGGTTTTGAAGTGCGCGGTTTGCAGGGCGTCAGCACCGTAACCGAAGCAAGTACAAGGGATATGCAGGATTTGGCTGATTTTATTGCCACACGTAAAATCCCCGCCATCTTTATTGAAAGCTCTGTCCCGCATAAGAGTGTAGAGGCTTTGCAAGCTGCGGTAAAATCGCGCGGCTATGATGTTGCCATAGGCGGTGAGCTTTTTTCCGATGCGATGGGCGATGCCGGTACCTTTGAAGGAACCTATATCGGTATGCTGACTCATAATATCGATGTAATTGTATCCGCATTGAGTAAAAACTAG
- a CDS encoding substrate-binding domain-containing protein — MKKNGFLILAGVLTITALFITSCGEKGTAVLNKDKPVVFFNRQPSDPTTGQIDMSTMNFNDKTYYVGFDASGGGAVQGAMILDYFAKADVSLDRNGDGIIGYVLCIGDVGHNDSKARTEGIRKALGTWAGSTDPGKVQEGSIVVGGKTFKVVELEGKAMTGTDGSTWNANAATEAMGGWATKFGTKIDMVVSNNDGMAMGCLQASNYPAGVPIFGYDANADAIEAVSKGSLTGTVSQNVDAQATATLQVLRNLLDGLQGEDVYTKGITAADAYGNQITAPVQYWADVKAIMAANSAVTKDNWENYKGGTRDAGIKQTNAAKKKVLLTIYNSGDNFLSSSYLPALKHYAPLLNLDLTIVQGDGQNESSCLDKFTNLNNFDAFAINMVKTNSGPDYVDKMKY; from the coding sequence ATGAAAAAAAATGGTTTTCTCATTTTAGCAGGCGTTTTAACAATCACTGCATTGTTTATAACGAGCTGCGGAGAAAAAGGAACGGCCGTTCTGAACAAGGATAAGCCTGTGGTTTTTTTTAACCGCCAGCCTTCAGATCCGACAACGGGACAGATTGACATGTCAACAATGAATTTCAACGACAAAACATACTATGTCGGGTTTGATGCGTCCGGCGGCGGAGCTGTTCAAGGCGCTATGATTCTTGATTATTTTGCAAAAGCGGATGTATCATTGGATCGTAACGGCGACGGAATTATCGGGTATGTTCTTTGCATCGGAGACGTCGGGCACAATGATTCCAAGGCAAGAACAGAAGGCATCCGTAAAGCTTTGGGTACATGGGCAGGATCAACCGATCCCGGTAAAGTCCAGGAAGGTTCTATTGTAGTTGGCGGAAAAACTTTTAAAGTTGTAGAGCTTGAAGGTAAGGCAATGACCGGAACTGACGGTTCAACATGGAATGCAAATGCCGCAACCGAAGCGATGGGCGGATGGGCAACAAAATTCGGCACAAAAATCGACATGGTTGTTTCCAACAATGATGGTATGGCAATGGGTTGTCTGCAAGCATCAAATTATCCTGCAGGAGTACCGATTTTCGGATATGATGCAAATGCGGATGCGATCGAAGCTGTTTCAAAAGGAAGTCTTACCGGAACTGTTTCTCAGAACGTTGATGCACAAGCAACTGCTACGTTGCAGGTTTTAAGGAATTTGCTTGACGGACTGCAAGGGGAAGATGTGTATACCAAAGGTATTACGGCTGCCGATGCATACGGAAACCAAATCACCGCTCCTGTTCAATACTGGGCAGATGTAAAAGCAATTATGGCTGCAAACTCAGCTGTTACAAAAGACAACTGGGAAAACTATAAGGGCGGCACTCGTGATGCCGGCATAAAACAAACTAATGCAGCGAAGAAAAAGGTTCTTTTAACAATTTATAACTCAGGAGATAACTTCCTTTCTTCTTCTTATTTACCGGCTCTTAAACACTATGCGCCGCTTTTAAATCTTGACCTGACAATCGTGCAGGGGGACGGTCAAAACGAATCAAGCTGTTTGGATAAATTCACTAACTTGAACAACTTTGATGCTTTTGCCATCAATATGGTTAAAACAAATTCCGGTCCTGATTACGTTGACAAAATGAAGTATTAA
- a CDS encoding sugar ABC transporter ATP-binding protein: MSKTILEIKNLSKSFAKNKVLDGINLTVKQGSVIGLMGENGAGKSTMMKCLFGIYAKDEGQFFLDNKLIDFKSPKEALENGVAMVHQELNQCLDRTVADNLFLGRYPTRFGVIDETKMLKDSIELFSSLKMNVNPRTVMRTMSVSQRQMVEIAKAVSYNAKVIVLDEPTSSLTEREVMKLFSIIRNLSAQGVSFIYISHKMDEVFQICSEVVVLRDGKLILAKDINQTQMGELISAMVGRSLEKRFPDVDNEVKDYYFEVRNLSTKYEPQLKDISFKVRKGEIFGLYGLVGAGRSELLETIFGIRTIGSGEILLGNKKLHLHNSKEAMSYNFALVTEERKFNGMFGKDTIKFNTTITNLPAYKTAGLLSKRKMQAAADRQIKIMQVKCISADELISSLSGGNQQKVIIGKWLERSPDIFLLDEPTRGIDVGAKYEIYQLIIRMAKEGKTIIVVSSEMPEILGITNRIAVMSNYRLAGIVDTKDTDQEALLRLSAKYL; this comes from the coding sequence GTGAGCAAGACAATACTCGAGATAAAAAATCTTTCAAAATCATTTGCAAAAAATAAAGTTCTTGACGGTATCAATCTAACAGTAAAACAAGGCTCGGTTATCGGTTTAATGGGGGAAAACGGAGCCGGAAAATCCACCATGATGAAATGCCTATTCGGAATTTATGCAAAAGATGAAGGACAGTTTTTTTTAGATAATAAATTAATAGATTTTAAGTCTCCGAAAGAGGCTTTGGAAAACGGTGTCGCAATGGTGCACCAAGAATTGAATCAATGTCTTGATAGAACGGTTGCAGACAATTTGTTTTTAGGTAGATATCCCACACGTTTTGGCGTTATTGACGAAACAAAAATGCTCAAGGACTCTATTGAACTTTTCTCTTCGTTAAAAATGAATGTAAACCCGCGTACTGTTATGCGAACAATGTCCGTGTCTCAGCGGCAAATGGTAGAGATAGCAAAAGCAGTATCGTATAATGCGAAAGTAATTGTGTTGGATGAGCCGACATCATCTCTTACGGAAAGAGAGGTAATGAAACTTTTTTCTATTATAAGAAATTTAAGTGCACAAGGTGTTTCATTCATATACATATCCCACAAAATGGATGAAGTTTTTCAAATTTGCAGTGAAGTGGTAGTTTTGCGCGATGGTAAACTTATCCTTGCAAAAGATATCAATCAAACACAAATGGGAGAGCTTATTTCAGCCATGGTCGGGCGCTCCCTTGAAAAACGTTTCCCCGATGTTGATAACGAAGTAAAAGATTATTATTTTGAGGTAAGGAATCTTTCAACGAAATATGAGCCGCAACTAAAGGATATTTCTTTTAAAGTTCGGAAGGGAGAAATTTTCGGTTTATACGGGTTGGTCGGCGCGGGACGCAGTGAGTTGCTTGAAACAATTTTCGGCATTCGAACAATCGGTTCCGGAGAGATTTTGTTAGGGAATAAAAAACTTCATTTACATAATAGCAAAGAGGCAATGTCGTATAATTTTGCCCTTGTTACCGAGGAAAGAAAGTTTAACGGTATGTTTGGAAAAGATACAATCAAATTCAATACCACGATTACCAATCTTCCGGCATATAAAACAGCAGGACTTTTATCAAAACGAAAAATGCAGGCAGCGGCAGATCGGCAAATAAAGATTATGCAGGTCAAATGTATTTCAGCCGATGAACTTATCAGCTCGCTGAGCGGCGGTAACCAACAAAAAGTAATTATCGGTAAATGGCTTGAGCGCTCTCCTGATATATTTCTTTTAGATGAGCCTACACGCGGTATTGATGTCGGGGCGAAGTATGAGATTTACCAGTTAATTATCCGCATGGCAAAAGAAGGAAAAACTATTATTGTTGTTTCAAGTGAAATGCCGGAAATTCTCGGCATCACTAATAGGATCGCAGTAATGTCAAATTATCGACTTGCGGGAATTGTAGATACAAAAGATACAGATCAGGAAGCTTTGTTGCGACTTTCTGCTAAATATTTATAA
- a CDS encoding ABC transporter permease subunit, with protein MEHNTENMQKKDEDSKELFVFDDLAKFLEEDETLSEYTKQLKALRKDGVDTIFSCRQEIIEAKKDRMLSEEEKRQRINDNKEQIKKAKIIAAENKNEETRITKLAVAHVNSIASDFEKKVRERENERAVQHKAAYLESIKQIEEEFRQKEQDVREAFSGQLSKESKHEKREELATIVAEKKSALFDAKNKYVSAVWECKNIKHQVYVDRVQQNINLRNSKTNIFENITLSFKDYAFNFTASQFFLSNGLYIAIIIFFIVCIIVAPLSGNGNLLSLPNILTILEQSSVRMFYAIGVAGIILLAGTDLSVGRMVAMGAIITGLILHPGQNIVTFFGFGPWDFTHIAMIWRVLMSLGISIISCVLFSIFAGFFSARLKIHPFISTLATQLMIYGILFFGTSGTPVGPIDNSIKELLGGRWILGVVNGNLITFPKLIIPAIIAIIIAWFIWNKTILGKNMYAVGGNPEAASVSGISVFWVTMYVFIMAGVFYGFGAFFEAFKANASAGTGQGYELDAIAACVVGGISFNGGIGKLEGAVIGVIIFTGLTYCLTFLGIDTNLQFVFKGLIIIAAVALDSVKYLKKR; from the coding sequence ATGGAGCATAATACGGAAAATATGCAAAAAAAGGATGAGGATTCAAAGGAGTTGTTTGTCTTTGATGATTTGGCAAAATTTTTAGAAGAGGATGAGACCCTCTCGGAATATACAAAACAGCTTAAAGCTCTTCGAAAAGATGGCGTAGATACTATTTTTTCCTGTCGTCAGGAAATTATTGAAGCAAAAAAAGATCGAATGCTGAGTGAAGAAGAAAAAAGACAACGCATTAACGATAATAAAGAGCAAATTAAAAAAGCAAAAATAATTGCGGCGGAAAATAAAAATGAAGAAACACGAATTACAAAGCTTGCAGTCGCCCATGTAAACTCAATCGCATCGGATTTTGAAAAAAAAGTACGAGAGCGAGAGAATGAGCGGGCAGTACAGCATAAAGCAGCGTATCTTGAATCGATAAAACAAATTGAAGAAGAATTCCGACAAAAAGAACAGGATGTGCGTGAAGCTTTTTCAGGACAACTTTCTAAAGAAAGCAAGCATGAAAAGCGGGAAGAGCTTGCAACGATTGTAGCTGAGAAAAAATCCGCTTTGTTTGATGCAAAAAACAAGTATGTATCTGCGGTTTGGGAATGTAAAAATATCAAACACCAGGTATATGTAGACAGAGTTCAGCAAAACATTAATTTAAGAAATAGCAAAACAAATATCTTTGAAAATATTACGCTAAGTTTTAAAGATTATGCGTTTAATTTTACCGCTTCCCAATTCTTTTTAAGTAATGGCTTATATATTGCAATTATCATATTTTTTATTGTGTGTATTATTGTAGCTCCGCTTTCGGGAAACGGAAATCTGCTTTCATTGCCGAATATTTTAACTATTCTGGAGCAATCGTCTGTTCGTATGTTCTATGCAATCGGTGTTGCCGGTATTATTTTACTTGCGGGCACGGATCTAAGTGTCGGACGCATGGTCGCTATGGGGGCTATCATTACCGGTTTAATTTTACATCCCGGGCAAAATATTGTAACTTTTTTCGGATTCGGTCCTTGGGATTTTACTCATATTGCTATGATTTGGCGTGTGCTCATGTCGTTGGGAATTTCCATTATATCCTGCGTTTTATTTAGTATTTTTGCGGGATTCTTTTCAGCACGATTAAAAATTCACCCTTTTATTTCCACTCTTGCAACACAGCTGATGATTTACGGGATATTATTTTTCGGAACAAGCGGTACGCCTGTCGGGCCCATTGATAACAGCATAAAAGAGCTTTTAGGCGGCCGATGGATTTTAGGTGTGGTGAACGGAAATTTAATCACCTTTCCGAAACTGATTATTCCTGCCATTATCGCTATTATTATTGCATGGTTTATTTGGAATAAAACAATTTTAGGTAAAAACATGTATGCGGTTGGCGGAAATCCCGAGGCTGCAAGCGTTAGCGGTATCAGTGTGTTTTGGGTAACCATGTATGTATTTATTATGGCAGGAGTTTTTTATGGGTTTGGCGCTTTTTTTGAAGCCTTTAAAGCAAATGCAAGTGCCGGAACAGGACAGGGATATGAGCTTGATGCTATTGCCGCCTGTGTTGTCGGCGGTATCTCATTTAATGGCGGTATCGGAAAACTTGAAGGAGCGGTAATCGGGGTTATTATTTTTACCGGTCTTACCTATTGTTTAACTTTTTTAGGCATTGATACAAACTTGCAATTTGTTTTTAAGGGTTTGATCATTATCGCGGCGGTTGCTCTTGACAGTGTAAAGTATCTGAAAAAGCGATAA
- a CDS encoding endonuclease/exonuclease/phosphatase family protein — protein sequence MKIVTFNIRYDNPDDGKNAFIHRKSNIIEAINAHKPDIIGFQEVLPHVSAWLKEQFPEYYFIGHGRSENFSDEHIVLGYKKMDYQLHHFRTFWLSPTPQVPGSRYTEQSICPRICIHAIFETDRHRLFSVYNTHLDHEGVDARVKALQQIMQDIDSFSKPTLPTVLMGDFNAKPTDEELHVLKEFKIKENDKNLQLNDLTKDIQGSFHDFGNCTPEKIDYIFATPEFLLQNYSVWENKAGFLSDHYPLEVEVILV from the coding sequence ATGAAAATTGTTACATTTAATATTCGGTACGATAATCCCGATGACGGAAAAAATGCTTTTATCCATCGTAAAAGCAATATTATTGAAGCAATCAACGCGCATAAACCTGATATCATCGGCTTTCAGGAAGTATTACCGCATGTTTCCGCTTGGTTAAAAGAACAATTCCCTGAATATTATTTTATCGGTCATGGAAGATCGGAGAACTTTAGCGATGAGCATATTGTACTGGGATATAAAAAAATGGACTATCAACTGCACCATTTCAGGACATTTTGGTTATCGCCGACACCGCAGGTTCCCGGCTCAAGATATACGGAACAAAGTATCTGTCCGCGAATTTGCATCCACGCGATATTTGAAACCGACCGGCACCGATTGTTTAGCGTATATAATACACACCTTGATCATGAAGGAGTAGATGCTCGGGTTAAAGCTTTGCAGCAAATTATGCAAGATATTGACTCTTTTTCAAAACCGACGTTACCGACTGTTTTAATGGGGGACTTTAACGCAAAACCGACTGACGAAGAATTACACGTATTGAAGGAATTTAAAATAAAAGAAAACGACAAAAATTTGCAATTAAACGATTTAACAAAAGATATACAGGGTAGTTTTCACGATTTTGGAAACTGCACACCTGAAAAAATTGATTATATCTTTGCAACGCCTGAATTTCTCTTACAAAACTATTCTGTTTGGGAAAACAAAGCAGGTTTTTTGTCTGATCACTATCCTTTAGAAGTTGAGGTGATATTAGTGTAG
- a CDS encoding DNA adenine methylase produces the protein MKTPISYYGGKQQLAKKIVSLIPEHKIYCEPFCGGAAVLFAKEPSQAEVINDTNAEIINFYQVVQEDFPALQKEIMKTLHSREMHRHAKIIYENPDMFDTVKRAWAVWVQANMSFGNSIGTGFAYEKKNESTTKNIVNKIDEFTDKISNRIRMLQIENCDALKVIASRDTADTFHYIDPPYVGTHQGHYDGYTQQDFDNLLGMLQNIQGKFLLSSYRNKALMEFTKKNNWYCIELKMASSLSAKGKAKRMTKIEVLTANYPIGIVDGEVKKL, from the coding sequence ATGAAAACACCTATTAGTTATTACGGCGGCAAACAACAGCTTGCAAAAAAAATAGTATCACTTATTCCTGAACATAAAATCTACTGCGAACCCTTCTGCGGAGGTGCTGCTGTTCTGTTCGCGAAAGAGCCCTCACAAGCTGAAGTCATCAACGATACAAATGCGGAAATCATCAACTTTTACCAAGTTGTACAAGAAGACTTCCCAGCACTCCAAAAAGAAATTATGAAAACGCTGCATAGCCGTGAAATGCACCGACATGCCAAAATAATTTACGAAAACCCTGACATGTTTGATACGGTAAAAAGAGCATGGGCTGTATGGGTGCAAGCTAATATGTCATTTGGGAATAGTATCGGGACGGGGTTTGCGTATGAAAAAAAGAATGAGAGTACAACAAAGAATATTGTAAATAAAATAGATGAGTTTACGGATAAAATATCAAATAGAATTAGAATGCTGCAAATTGAAAATTGCGATGCCTTAAAGGTTATTGCTTCCCGCGATACAGCCGATACATTCCACTATATTGACCCGCCCTATGTAGGTACACATCAAGGACATTATGACGGTTATACTCAACAAGATTTTGATAACCTTTTAGGAATGCTGCAAAATATACAGGGGAAATTCTTGCTTAGTTCTTATCGAAACAAAGCCCTTATGGAGTTTACCAAAAAAAATAATTGGTACTGCATTGAATTAAAAATGGCCTCTTCTTTAAGCGCAAAGGGGAAAGCTAAAAGAATGACAAAAATAGAAGTCCTAACCGCAAACTATCCAATCGGAATTGTTGACGGAGAAGTAAAAAAACTTTAA